Below is a window of Ornithodoros turicata isolate Travis chromosome 7, ASM3712646v1, whole genome shotgun sequence DNA.
AGCCTGTGGAcgaataggttatggttagatcgcTATTGTAGTAGGGAGGATGTAGCCCGCAGCAGGTAAGGCATGCGACTGATGGAGCCGGAAGGATGCGTCAACAAGAGGGCGCATGCGCATGGAGCAGACGTCGCTGGTGGGCAAAAGGGAGTAGGAAACCGCATGGTGTGTACGGCATAGTTTGCCTTTCTGTACCGCGTAGTACATGCAGGCTGTGGTTGAACATCTTCAGGTGTAGTAAGACTGATTTTTAGGTGTTAGCGTGTGTTTTCTCTTACACTCAATGCTCGTTCACATATTCCCATGTTCGCCATATTCCCATGTTCACATGTTCCCCCCCGCCCGCCCGCCAACTCATCAAAATACCCACTCTTATCGGCATGGTTGTTTTCCCGCAGGGTTCGGAGGTAACCACACAGAGCATTCAACAGCGCAGCACGCACCAGGTGTCTTCAGATATCGATTTGACTTCAGTCTTAGGAGAAACGACCACATATCAAAGTCTGTTACTGGCTCACTGTATGCTCGCGATGATGCTGTTCTCCATGAACGACCAGTGGCCCCTTGTGGTAGCCCCTGAACAGGACCACTGGTGCTCTCCTCCAGAACACATGAACATCTCAACAGAAGCTTGGAAGAACATGAGCATCCCTATCCAAGAGGACGGAACCTACAGCCAATGTGAAATGTACCAAGAACACAACTCATCTCGCCCTAATCGTTCAACTATTCGTTGCACAAAGTGGCAATATGATGAAACACGCCACACTGGAACCGTCACTCAAGAGGTAATAAGTTTGAGCCAGCGCATTGTAATTACGTCTGAGCCATAGGTTCGAGCGATTTGTGATTTTAAGTAGCTTTTTTATATTAAATATCAATATAGATAAGTATCGATTTTTAATGTCTCCAGCTTGCTTCCGCTCGCGTCCCGTAGCACAATGTAGCCTATTTGGTGTTATGCTGATGCCCCATTCAGCTTCATCCAGGAAGCTGATGGGGCACGCTCACTGTCCAGGTTCTGGGCTAGATAGTGCTGTTCGCTTAAGAGTTGACGCGGCGCGCATCATATAGATTTGACATTCATCGTCTATCAAACAATCCAATTGGCTAATATCTCCCGCAATTCGTGATGCAGTGGGACACCATTTGTGGTTTGGAATGGATGCATTCTTCAGCTTTGGCGATTCACATGGGAAGTGCTCTATTGGGATTGGTGGCATCGGGGATCCTTTCAGACAGGTGAGATCGACTCTGGAGATCGACTGGTGAGATCGTTATTGCAGGCGCCAGGAATAAGCCTGTGGGAGAAAGAGGTTTTGGATAGATGTGAGATCGACTTTCACGCAGTGGTGCATTTGGTGAACAATAACGAATATCTCGTATGAACTTATCTGTCCTGTCGTAGGAACGTATGATTGCATGCAACTGTCTGATACAGGCGGAACCTAGTAGCATGCGGCACGCATAGGTTAgagttagatcgttattgcatgcggccgactgatggAGGCGGAAGGTTGTAGCCTGTGACAGGACTAGGTTAGGGTTAGATCATTAGTGCATATATATGTCTATCTCTCTATCGTCCCTCCTGCTCAATGCGCCTGATTACAAGACTTATGCCACTCGTTATGCTAAATTACTGTTTCATATTACTCTATTACAGCTTCTCAACGTCTGAACATAACACCTTTTGCAACATCTGATATTTCAGAACACAAAATGCCTTCGCCATTCCTGAAACTAAATAATTCCCGTTTGCTTTACAGTATCGGCCGGAAACCGGTAGTGTGCGTTTGTTCCGCTGCGAGTGTCATCTTCAGTGTTGGCGCACTGAACAGCATATCGTTTGCTCTGTTTGTTTGCTTCCGATGCGGGGTCACCTTCACCCTGGGTGCAGTCGCGCTGCCCAGCTACATTTTAGGTACGGTTAGGAACATGGAATTATTCTCGCTCTAAACTGGACCTCGTAAAATTATTTCCAGTCATGGAGTTAATACCTCCCTCTAGCCGAGGTCTCTACGGCGCCCTTACCTTCACAGGCTTTGAGGTCGGCGTCATCATGGCGAGAGCTTTTATGGACATGTATTTCAAGTGGAGGACGTTGCAGGCGATGTTCCTCCTCTTAATGTGTTTCCTCCTCGGAAGCTTCGCGTAAGTGTGGTCAAGTACATGACTCCCTGGGATGAAGGGCTGTACGTCTTTCGCTCTGTTAGAAGATACCGGTGGTACAGGAGACGCAGAAACTCTTGTCAGTTGTGGACGGAGTGCTAAAACATGCTGTCTATTTCACCTACTTTCTGGTCAAATTTGTTTCAGTACTGCAGTTCAAGTGGAGAACTGCTTCTTCTATTGCCTCCACAATTTTCATGCGGTGCCTCCGTCGCTTTCAAATAAATCCTATATGGCGTACTGACTCAACGTGAATGTTATGCTTCGAAATTGTAAAAAAGGGAAATTGTCCAGGGCGTCCAGTTCCTATAGACCAGAATTTTAGCTACGAACCAACGTGAACGGGACGCACCCCGTACTCTCGACGCAGCGCGCCACCTGCGGGCAGGTTTGGCGTGGGGCTGCGTGTGAAGTCGGAACGCAAATTCTCTATGGGCGCGGTATTGGTTTGTGGTATTTTCTTGCGGCCTGAATCGCTCTCAGTCAACATGTATTTATACGGATAGCACTGCTCTGTGGTTGAACTAACAGCAACTAATGCAAGCAAATTGTCGAGCTGGACGATATTTGTAATGCGAATGAAGACAAAAGGGCTACTTGCATTGCATGTACACCAACTGCACAGAGTTCTCGGAGCGCTTGAAAGACGCTGGGAATTCGTCACCGCTGTCATATTGATGCACACTGTTTTACACTGTGTTGTAGTAGTTAATTTACGAGTTAATTTTGCAGCGTCCGGCAAGTCCGAAGTTTGTTTCATTACATATttcaatgcaaaatgtgtacaTAGCTGCCAATGCTTTTACCAATTACGTTTACTGTAATAGTTGTCGTTTTTTAAATTTCAAGCAACTCTGGATCCACCACGAATTGCCCGGTGTTCATCGCAAACTACCAAATTCCTAGTGTGCACAGCACGAGGAAGTTTGAGTAACCAATGCCGAAGATGAAACTATGAAATTCTGCAACGTATCAGAATTAGCAATCATTTTAAATTCCCTATTGCGGAATAGTGATACTTTTTCCTTGGTTCCTTTGAGCGCTTCGGTCAGTGTAACTTTGCCCTGTTATGCCAGTCGGTTTGAgcgtcataaaaaagaaaatcgaAGTATAGGGCGTTATGAGCTTGTAACCTGTTCTACCATGAACTATTAACAACAATCAGAAATAATGATGTTGATATTACCGTTTTGAGTGTGGAATCCTTGCTTAACACGTGTTCTTATTTAATTCTGTAAAGCAATCATTATTTTGCTCACTGCCACGCTTGCAACCCTTCCTGTGAGACAAATCGAAATGTTCGTATGTGTGAATGAGTGTTCGTATGTGATAGGAATATTGTAGTAGTCAAGACCGGCGATACTTGTGAGAAACGGTGAATATGATAAACTGTGACCATGACAGGTGAAGAAATATGTGAAGACAAAAGCGTGTCATGACATCAACAGTAGAGATGAGTGCGGGTATGGAAATTTGTACCCGTACCTGTGCGCTGCACAGCCCGCACCCCCAGCAATGTGATCGGTGCAACCCGCATCCGCACCCGAACAACCCGACGCGTACCCGGAGGCCCGCAGACGTACCCGGAGCCCAATGCGTACGCAGGTTTCAGTTATGCCACATGATCGTCACAGCACGAAATTATTTATTGATGCTCGATACACCCTCCGTTACTGAGCCAATTccttttattcttcttttcaACGCGCCAGACGCTGTGGGGACTGCTGACATGGTTGGAGGCTTACTAACGTCGTACTTAGCAGTTGTGTTGCCGAGAGATAACCAAAATTAGCCCATTTGGCAAATATAGAGTAAGCATAGAACGCCGTAGCAGTAAATGACAAAGCTGTCATCATCTCGCACCGCATGGAAGGTCTGAGGAAAAGCGAAGAACGTATTGGAAAGTATTTTGGGCTAATTTCGCTATGTATCGGGTCATGCACCAAAAGTCAGTGGGATGGTTTTCCAAGTGGCAGTGCAGTGCGAGTCTACCTGCACCTTACACGCAGACGCCAGAAGAACAGGAACTGCACCTTTGGCTGCTCTTCGAACAACTGGCTGCCCATGGTATTGCAGTCAACATACAGAAATCCGGGTTCGGCGTCTCATATACCGAATTTCTGGGCCACAAGGTGACACCCGAAGGCATATTGCTCCTCTCGAGAGCAAGTTACAGACGATCACCAACTTCCTTCGCCCCATTCCTTGCGCCAGTTACGCCGTTTCCTCGGCCTCGTCAATTTTTACCAGTGTTTTATACCCCGCTGTGCCGAGACTGCGCGCCCTCCTGGACACCCTCCTCGGCGGGCAAAAGCCACCTTCGTCTGCGATTCACTGGAGTCCGGACGCCGATGCCGCATTCACTAAGATCAAGACCGACCTCGCCCGCTGCACCATGCTTTCCCATCCGGAACTCCGGACGCCCCAACTCCCTGAGGATCGACGCGCAGGAATTGCTGCCGGAGCAGTACTTCAGAAGATCAATGTTGCGTGGAAACCAGTCGCTTTCTTCTTCAGGCCCTCAGGCCGCCGGAGCAGCAGTACAGTACCCCCTGCCGCGAAGTGCTACCTGCCTAGCTTGCAGTGCGCCATTTCCTCCACTTTCTCGGAGGTCGGCAATTCACCATCGTAACGGACCACGCGTTCCGGTCCGCGAGCAGCCGATACTCGCCACGGGAAATTCGGCACCTGGCCTATCTCTCAAAGTTTTGCACAGACATTCAACACGTGCCCAGCGCTGCAAACTCTCCTGGAGACGTCCTCAGCTGGATGCGAGCGTCTCTTTCATCGTGCAGCCGCCTACCTCCGATGCACTCGCTGCTGCTCAGGGCACTGACGAAGAACAACTACAACTTCGTCGGCGTAGCACATCCTGGCTCAGGTTCACAGACCTCTTCACACCCGCCTCTCGCTTGACCATCTGTTGCGACACCACTTCGGCTCAGCCGAGGCCTTTCGTCGCCGCCCATTATCGCCGCGCGTCAATATGCCAAaacgtgcaaaacatgcatttatataTGAATCTTGCATGAAAGTACATGTGATGCGCATACTTTCGCTACTGGCCTTTGAAAATGTGAAGTGAACAGAGACGTGTGTCGTTCCCGATTTATCCATAAAGAACTGGAAGGAACACTAGTTTTTATAAGAATATCTTTTGCGCTTCAGAgctttatttttcttcattttcttgtCATTACAAACCCCATTCTCTGGGTAAGGATTACAGACCCCTCGCTTTCTGGTACTCCGCATGCTATTCGTGTAAAAACTAACAGTAAGGGCCAATTCTCGCTTGGTGTCGCACGACGCGAGGTCGTGATCAGGTGAccgaagtagaggcgcatttccgccgccccggtCAGAGCTCACAATTTTCATGTTCCTACAcccttaaaacaaagcttcaccacaaaGCGCGCTGAAGGCCAATCATTGTAGAGAGTGATACCTCTGTCACTCTTGATTCTTGGAaagagcggggcgtacgcctttttgtgataactaacatttctgcataagtgtcacaaaaaggtgtacgcctcacgtttttaacaaatcaggggaggcaacgatgtcactcgggatgatggttggcaaggagcgtgctacgtggtgacgttcatttttaagagtgcgtacATGGAgcactcttaaaatgaacttcatttcatagcacgctcctagtcaaccattgccacgaatataggtttatcgcttttgattggAAGCgttggggcgtacgccttttttttttttgtggcaatttggatatatgacaaTTGCCATAAAAGGAGTACGCCCTCTCTCTCCGactcaggagcgataaccctatcattcgtgaaagtgggtggcgcacagcgtgctatgcagtgaacttctgcttttagagtgcagtggcattccgtcgtccaaagcagaagaaaaatcaggaggcgtggcctctCTGTGTCACCTTAGTGGTCACCAGTGTATCTtactcggcagctctcgccgatgTCGCTTGACGTCgctcctctcccaacgccggaaatgcgcgtctatttccgccgcccgctcacgacgtctCGTCGAGTGTCGCCAAGTGAAAACCGTCCCTGAATTGAACAGACTGAGCTGTCCCGAGCAGACATAAATTGGGGGAGGTGATTAGGATGTCTTCACCTCCTCCCCTCTAGATGCGCTTCGGCATGGGAGCGTACTTTAAGAAACTGCGCTGGACAGCAAGGTCCTCGCCAACCATCGTTTGGAAAGCTGTTCTATATTGCACTGTGTAGGTGAATAAGACAATACGAGACTCTCACTTGTATAGGAAAGGAGGATAAACGCCAAAAAGATGTCAAGAAATAGTGTTTCACCAAGAGATTCAATCCTTCTAGGTTGGTCGAAGAGTCTCCCAGGTGGCTCATCTCGAAGTGGGAGCTGCAGAGGGCTGAAGACGCTGTTTTGGCAATAGCCAAGGTGAATGGAAGAAGCATCGAGCACGCTCGTGAATCATGGCGTAATTACAAGACCTTAGTAAAGCAagtaagttgaaactgattacAACTCATAGCTCAATTACTCCTACATATCAGGCATCGCGAACAGCGGAAAGTACTGTGGTCCGGGTCAAGGGGTCCGCTGACTCCCAGCTTGACGGCAGGTACAGATTCGTTATATTATTCCAGGGAGAAGGAATAATATGTGGCGTGCTTGACGTGTCGTATACAAAGATCCTGCttcaacacaagcttctgcacgCGAACATCATCCTCAGCTATGCGTGGTAAGACCCGAACCATTGCCTCTTTTCTCATACGCCGTCATGTTTTGTGTCAATGTTTACGGAATACCTGACGCCGTAATTTTACACAGAATCAAAGCACAGAACCAAAGGAAATCAGGTGCTGGACTGctcaataaaaataataataaaaacaataGTAGAAAATGTATTAGGTTAAAACCAGTCCGAGCGGCACGAAATGTTGTAGTACAACCCTGCAGATACACGTATTTCACTTTGCTACTTTTTCACGTCACGTTTCTTCAGGTTCGCAACCTCCTTCACGTTCTATGGAATGACGCTGGTGGCAACAGCGGAGAAAGACTTGCATTGGGCTGTCAGCCTCTGCATTCTAATTCCACGCCAGTACATTGCCTATTTATGCGTTGAGCAGTTTGGACGAAGACCTACACTCTCATACTCGGTGCTTATGACATCAGGTGCCAGCGTGGCTGCAAGCTTCATAACCGCAGGTACATTGGCACCCATCGTGAAAGGCCATATAGGACAGAAGTGTCGGCTTTAGGGCAAAGTGCAGCATTGCCCCTGGTTTTACATGCATGGACATAGGACAATGTGCTTTGCATTATGTCTCATGAGACGCCTACTGCCTACTGCGTATGATGCATTTCAAAGCTGTAAAAATGTTTCTTTTTATGAATACAttgtagaacgtgaagaaaaaacaatgtacaagtttccggcgatgcagaatcaaaaataaaga
It encodes the following:
- the LOC135399648 gene encoding solute carrier family 22 member 7-like isoform X1; the protein is MNHMSKPTGAPPEIPGSEVTTQSIQQRSTHQVSSDIDLTSVLGETTTYQSLLLAHCMLAMMLFSMNDQWPLVVAPEQDHWCSPPEHMNISTEAWKNMSIPIQEDGTYSQCEMYQEHNSSRPNRSTIRCTKWQYDETRHTGTVTQEWDTICGLEWMHSSALAIHMGSALLGLVASGILSDSIGRKPVVCVCSAASVIFSVGALNSISFALFVCFRCGVTFTLGAVALPSYILVMELIPPSSRGLYGALTFTGFEVGVIMARAFMDMYFKWRTLQAMFLLLMCFLLGSFALVEESPRWLISKWELQRAEDAVLAIAKVNGRSIEHARESWRNYKTLVKQGEGIICGVLDVSYTKILLQHKLLHANIILSYAWFATSFTFYGMTLVATAEKDLHWAVSLCILIPRQYIAYLCVEQFGRRPTLSYSVLMTSGASVAASFITAGDETLHYVKMTLRTLALSSIGVSVTVVLLYMVEMNPTSVRTISVCICCVFCRVGGILSVLVGKLDIVSGEVTQTALYAVACIVAGFLVTGLPETRMVILPEVTKKQDIFRIEPLRVAKVSKRRLEETTKSVTPVEERSLGEFPFSSERASRMSYLKDISSAL
- the LOC135399648 gene encoding solute carrier family 22 member 6-like isoform X2, with amino-acid sequence MNHMSKPTGAPPEIPGSEVTTQSIQQRSTHQVSSDIDLTSVLGETTTYQSLLLAHCMLAMMLFSMNDQWPLVVAPEQDHWCSPPEHMNISTEAWKNMSIPIQEDGTYSQCEMYQEHNSSRPNRSTIRCTKWQYDETRHTGTVTQEWDTICGLEWMHSSALAIHMGSALLGLVASGILSDSIGRKPVVCVCSAASVIFSVGALNSISFALFVCFRCGVTFTLGAVALPSYILVMELIPPSSRGLYGALTFTGFEVGVIMARAFMDMYFKWRTLQAMFLLLMCFLLGSFALVEESPRWLISKWELQRAEDAVLAIAKVNGRSIEHARESWRNYKTLVKQGEGIICGVLDVSYTKILLQHKLLHANIILSYAWFATSFTFYGMTLVATAEKDLHWAVSLCILIPRQYIAYLCVEQFGRRPTLSYSVLMTSGASVAASFITAGDETLHYVKMTLRTLALSSIGVSVTVVLLYMVEMNPTSVRTISVCICCVFCRVGGILSVLVGKLNRTSTGCKGFQEKTGRNYEICDSCRGEITWRISFLFGTSISNELPEGYK
- the LOC135399648 gene encoding solute carrier family 22 member 2-like isoform X3; amino-acid sequence: MNHMSKPTGAPPEIPGSEVTTQSIQQRSTHQVSSDIDLTSVLGETTTYQSLLLAHCMLAMMLFSMNDQWPLVVAPEQDHWCSPPEHMNISTEAWKNMSIPIQEDGTYSQCEMYQEHNSSRPNRSTIRCTKWQYDETRHTGTVTQEWDTICGLEWMHSSALAIHMGSALLGLVASGILSDRLVEESPRWLISKWELQRAEDAVLAIAKVNGRSIEHARESWRNYKTLVKQGEGIICGVLDVSYTKILLQHKLLHANIILSYAWFATSFTFYGMTLVATAEKDLHWAVSLCILIPRQYIAYLCVEQFGRRPTLSYSVLMTSGASVAASFITAGDETLHYVKMTLRTLALSSIGVSVTVVLLYMVEMNPTSVRTISVCICCVFCRVGGILSVLVGKLDIVSGEVTQTALYAVACIVAGFLVTGLPETRMVILPEVTKKQDIFRIEPLRVAKVSKRRLEETTKSVTPVEERSLGEFPFSSERASRMSYLKDISSAL